Below is a genomic region from Xylophilus sp. GW821-FHT01B05.
GGACGGCGTGGCCGAGGTGCAGGTGCTGGGCTCGGGCTATGCCATGCGCATCTGGCTCGACCCGGGCAAGCTCGAAAAGTACAACCTGATCCCGTCGGACATAAGCGTGGCGCTGCAGGCGCAGAACGCGCAGGTCTCGGCAGGCCAGTTAGGCGGCCTGCCGGCCACCGCGCAGCAGCAGTTGAACGCCACGGTCACCGCGCGCAGCAAGCTGCAGACCGCCGAGCAGTTCGAGAACGTGGTGCTGCGCACCGCAGCCGATGGCTCGCTGGTGCTGCTGAAGGACGTGGCCCGGGTAGAGCTGGGCGCCGAGAGCCTGACCATCCAGTCGCGCCTGGCCGGCCAGGCTTCGGCCGGCATGGGCGTGGTGCTGGCCAACGGCGCCAATGCGCTCAAGGTGTCCGAGGCGGTGGTCAAGCGCATCGATGAGCTTGCGCCCTTCTTCCCCAGCCAGATGAAGGCACGCGTCAACTACGACACCACGCCCTTCGTGCAGGCCTCCATCGAAGAAGTCGTCAAGGCGCTGGCCGAGGCCATGCTGCTGGTGGTGCTGATCATGTACCTGTTCCTGCAGAACTTCCGCGCCACGCTGATCCCCGCGATTGCCGTGCCGGTGGTGCTGCTGGGCACCTTTGGCGTGCTGTCGCTGCTGGGCTATTCGATCAACACGCTGACCATGTTCGGCATGGTGCTGGCCATCGGCCTGCTGGTGGACGACGCCATCGTGGTGGTGGAGAACGTCGAGCGCGTCATGACCGAAGAGGGCCTGAGCCCCAAGGAGGCCACGCGCAAGTCCATGGACGAGATCACGCCGGCGCTGGTGGGCATTGCGCTGGTGCTGTCGGCGGTGTTCATCCCGATGGCCTTCTTTGGCGGCTCGACCGGCATCATCTACCGGCAGTTCTCGGTCACCATCGTCTCGGCCATGGCGCTGTCGGTGCTGGTGGCGCTCACGCTCACGCCGGCGCTGTGCGCCACCATGCTCAAGCACCTGCCGCATGACGCAGCCGGCCACCGGCTGGTGCGCCGCGGGCCGCTGGGCTGGGCCGACCGCTTCTTTTTATGGTTCAACCGCGGCTTTGACCGCACGGCCGACCGCACCCAGCGCGGCGTGCACGGCATCGTGCGGCGCGGCAAGCGCAGCATGCTGGTCTACCTGCTGCTGGCGGGCGGCATGGCCGTGCTGTTCATGCGCCTGCCGACCTCGTTCCTGCCCATCGAAGACCAGGGCATCCTGACCGCCGAAATCCGCATGCCGCCGGGCTCTACCGACGCGCGCATCCAGCAGGTGGTGCGCCAGTTCGAGGACTACATCCGCCAGCAGCCAGAAGTGGTGATCTACAACGTCACCACCGGCCTGTCGGGCGACCAGGGCTCGGGCCGCGCCTTCATCAAGCTCAAGCCCTGGGCCGAGCGCCCGGGCAAGGAGCACAGCGCCGAAGCCGTGGCGCGCCGCGCCAACGCCGCCCTGAGCAAGATCCGCGATGCGCGCGTGTTCGTGCTGCAGCCGCCCGCAGTGCGCGGGCTGGGGTCGAGCGCGGGCTTCAACTTCTACATCGAAGACACCGGCAACCTGGGCCACGAGGCGCTGGTGCAGGCGCGCGACCGCTTCCTGGAGCTGTCGCGCAAAGACACCGTGCTCACCGGCGTACGCAGCAACAACCTGGACGACACGGCCCAGTTCGCAGTGGACATCGACGACCGCCGCGCCGGCGCGCTGGGGTTGGCCACGGCTGACGTCAACAGCACGCTGTCGGGCGCGCTGGGCGGCACCTACATCAACGACTTCATCGACCGTGGCCGCGTCAAGCGGGTCTACATGCAGGGCGATGCCCCTTTCCGCATGCTGCCCGACGACATCAAGCGCTGGACGGTGCGCAACAGCAGTAACCAGATGGTGCCGTTCTCGGCCTTCTCCAGCCAGCGCTGGAGCTATGGCTCGCCACAGCTGCAACGCTACAACGGCCAGCCCGCGTTCGAGATGCTGGGCAGCGCGGTGTCGGGCGTGAGTTCGGGCACCGCCATGAACAAGGTCGAGCAGATCATGGCGCAGATGCCGCAGGGCATTGCCCACGAGTGGACGGGCGCCTCGTTTGAAGAGCGCCGATCCGGTGCGCAGGCGCCGCTGCTGTATGCGGTGTCCATCCTGTTCGTGTTCCTGTGCCTGGCCGCGCTGTACGAGAGCTGGTCGGTGCCGTTCTCGGTGATCCTGGTGGTGCCGCTGGGCATCATTGGCGCGGTGCTGTTCACCGGCCTGCGCGGCATGTCCAATGACGTGTACTTCCAGGTCGGGCTGCTGACCACGGTCGGCCTCTCATGCAAGAACGCCATCCTGATCGTGGAATTTGCCAAGCAGCTGCAAGAGCAGGGCAAGAACGTGTTCGACGCCACGCTGGAAGCGGTGCGGCTGCGCCTGCGCCCGATCCTGATGACTTCCCTGGCCTTTGGCTTTGGCGTGCTGCCGCTGGTGGTGGGCACCGGCGCCGGCGCAGCCGGGCGCCAGGCCATCGGCACGGCGGTGTTTGGCGGCATGGTGACCGCCACGGTGCTGGGCATCTTCTTTGTGCCGCTGTTCTTTGTGCTGATCCGCAGCTTCTTCCGCCAGCGCAGCACTGCTGAGCCGGCTCACGGGCACGCGCCGGAGGCCGCAGCATGAAGCGCCTGAGCCTCATCGCCTGCGCTGTGCTGGCCGGCTGCGGCAGCCTGGCACCGGACTACCAACGGCCTGCAGCGCCCATCCCCGGCACCTGGGCGCCCGCGCGCGTCGCGCCCGATACGGCAACGCCGGCACCCGCGCTGGACTGGCGCAGCTTCTTCCTCGATGAACGCCTGCGCCAAGTGGTCGGGCTGGCGCTGGAGCACAACCGCGACCTGCGGGTGGCGGCGCTCAACATCGAGCGCACCCGCGCGCAGTACGGCATCCAGCGCGCCAACCTGTTCCCGGCCGTGAATGCCACCGTGGCCGGCAGCCGCACCGGTGCCGCCGCCGACACCGCCGCCAGCGGCCGCGCCTCCACGCTCAACCAGTTCAATGCGGGCGTGGGTTTTGCCAGCTACGAGATCGACTTCTTTGGCCGGCTGCGCAACCTGGACGACGCCGCACTGGAGACCTTCTTTGCCACCGCCGAGACGCGCCGCAGCGTGCAGATCAGCCTGGTGGCCGACGTCGCCAACGCCTGGCTCACGCTGGCGGCCGACCAGCGCCGGCTGCAGCTGGCGCAGGACACGCTCAAGAGCCAGCAGGCGTCCTACGACCTGACGCGGCAGGCGCATGCGCTGGGCTCGGAATCCGGGCTGACGCTGGCGCAGTCGCGCACCACGGTGGATACGGCCCGCTCCGACGTCGCCAGCTACAGCCGCCTGGTGGCGCAAGACCGCAATGCGCTGGCGCTACTGGTCGGCGCCAGCGTGCCCGACACCTTGCTGCCCCGCGCGGCCGACCCGGCGGCACCTGCCGCCGCGCTGGTAGCCGTGCCGGAAGGCCTGCCGTCCGAGCTGCTGCAGAACCGGCCCGACGTGCTGGCGGCCGAGCACACGCTGCAGGGCGCCAGCGCCAACATAGGTGCGGCGCGTGCGGCCTTCTTCCCGCGCATCAGCCTGACCGCTTCCGCCGGCAGCGCCAGCCGCGAGCTGGACCGGCTGTTTGCCAACGGCAATGGCAGCTGGACTTTCGCACCGCAGATCGTGCTGCCGATCTTCAGCGGCGGCGCCTTGCGCGCCAGCCTGGACGTGGCGCGCATCACGCGCGACATCAACGTGGCGCAGTACGAGAAGACGCTGCAAACCGCCTTCCGCGAGGTGTCTGATGCGCTGGACGCACGCGCCACGCTGGGCGAGCAGCTGGACGCCCAGCGCTCGCTGCGCGACGCCACGGAAACCGCGCTGCGCCTGTCGCAGGCGCGCTTTCGCACCGGCATGGACAGCTACCTCGACGTGCTGGTGTCCGAGCGCGCCTTCTACACCGCAGGGCAGAACCTGATCACGCTGCAACTGGCGGAGCAGGCGAACCGCATCACGCTCTACAAGACCATGGGCGGTGGTTGGGGATGACCCGCGCTCACTGCGTGCAGCCGCATCCTTAACGGCGTTGGGTAGCCGAAGACCAATAGCCAAACACCCAATACCGGGCCGAGCGCAGCGATGGCCCGTGTGGCTGTCCCGGGGTCCCCTCTGTGGCGTTGAGGAGCGCAGGAATCGGCAGGTTGCCCGCAGCGAAGCGAAGGGACGGCGAGGACTGTTTGAGCCGCAGGCGAGTTCCGCAGCCGCCTGCCGATTCCGAGCACCGCAAAGCAGTCCGGCAAAGCCGGACCGCCACAGTGGGGTCGCCCTTTGGTCTGTCGCATAACTTCGCTTTGCGAAGTGAGCGCAGCCCCGCTTCGCGACCTTTGGTGACTTTCTTTCGGCGAAACGAAAGAAAGTTACTCGCCCGCCGGGGCGAACTCCCGGCACCCGCCGCCTGCAAGGCACGCCGCCAAGGGATATCTCAATACCTTGAAGGGGATGCTTTCCAGAAGACACTTGCAGCGGCCCGGCAAAGCCGGTTCCGCGCTGTTACGCGGATGGGGTCGGGCGCGCCGGTAGCAACTGCGACGGATCGACCACCGCAGACGCCATGACGGTGCCGGCCACCACGCCCAGCGCCGCCAGGCGCTTACGCATGCAGATCACCGCGCGGTCCTTGCTGAGCAGTTGCGCGCGGTGCGCCACGGCCAGGTCGATGAAGCCCTGGTCGTCCGGGTCCTTGCAGGTCACGGGCACCTTGGGCGCGACCGGCACGATGCGCGCATAACGGTCGAACTGCGCCAGCACCTGCACGTCAGCCAGCCCGTAGAAGGCCAGCCGCGACACGATCTGCGGATAGCCCAGCACCCGCGCCAGCTCCACCCGCATCGAGGCCGTGGCAACCCAGTCCAGCGTGCCGGCCTCCAGCGCGGCGCGCACCGGCTGCGCCGCCGGGTCATTGAACAGAAACACGTCGAGCACGATGTTGGTGTCCAGCACCAGGCAGGGCCGCATCGGATTCAAGCCGCCTGCAGCATGCCGCGCTGCTCGATGAAGGCAATCACCTCTTGCAGCCCGGTCTGGGTCTTGAGGTTGGTCATGACGAAGGGGCGTGCGCCGCGCATGCGCTTGGTGTCGGCCTCCATCACGGCCAGGTTGGCGCCCACGTGCGGCGCCAGGTCGGTCTTGTTGATCACGAACAGGTCGCTCTTGGTGATGCCGGGGCCGCCCTTGCGCGGGATCTTCTCGCCCGCCGCCACGTCGATCACGTAGATCGTCAGGTCGCTCAGCTCGGGGCTGAAGGTGGCGGCCAGGTTGTCGCCACCGGATTCGACGAACACCACGTCGGCGTCCGGGAATTCGGTGAGCATGCGGTCGATGGCCTCAAGGTTGATCGAGCAATCTTCCCGGATCGCCGTGTGCGGGCAGCCACCGGTTTCCACGCCCATGATGCGTTCGGCCGGCAGCGCGCCGCTGACGGTCAGCAGGCGCTGGTCTTCCTTGGTGTAGATGTCGTTGGTGATGGCGATCAGGTCCCACTTGTCGCGCATGGTCTTGCAGAGCATTTCCAGCAGCGTGGTCTTGCCGGAGCCGACCGGGCCGCCTATGCCCACGCGCAGCGGCGGCAGTTTCTTGGTGCGGTTGGCGATGTGGTGCAGGGCAGAACTCATAGTAGTCATCTCAGTTATCCATTGCGTTGCGCGTGATCCGCAGCGTACGCAACGCAAAGGCACAAAGGGCCGCGGAGCAGGCTTTGCCAGGCCGCAGGATGTGACCCCTGCAAGGGGGTTGGCGAAGACGCAAAGCGCGTAGCCTGGGGGTGTAGTTTCATCCTAGCTTCGGAACAGACGTGAATATTGCACTTCGTGACGGGCAGAGAGGATGGCGAGCATGGGGCTGAGCGCCTGCCGGTCGTCGTCGCCCAGCGCCATGGCATGGGCCACGGCCTGCGGGATGGCGCCGGCCAGCCGCGCCAGGATGCGCTGGCCCGCGCTCTGGCCCAGCGGCACCGACTTGAGCGCGGTCTGCACCATGTTCTCGGCCCAGCCAAAGGCAAAGGCGGCGCAGATATCGACCACCGCCGCCTCGGTGCGCGCGGCAGCGACCGCAAACGCGACCGGGTAGGTCGGCTGCCAGCCGGCCAGCAGGCCGGCGTCGTCCGGGTGCAGGCCGCGCAGCCAGTCGGCCAGCGAGCGGCCCATTTGCTCGGCCTGCAGGCGCAGTTCGCTGGTTTCGCGGGTTTGGCGCACCCAGGCATCGAGCGTGCGCAGCCGCTCGACGTTACCGGCACGGGCGGCAGGCACGGCCTGCGCCAGCACGGCCAGGTCACCGCGCGCCAGCGCCAGCTGCAGTTGGTCGGTGATCCAGTCGGACGCTACTTTTTCTGTAGCTACTCCCGCCCACTCCACGCCGGCTTCAAGCCCTTCTGAGTAAGAAAACCCACCCACCGGCAAGGCCGGCGAGGCCAGCCAGATCAGCTGCAGCAGGCCGGGCGTAAAGCCCGGCGCGGCTTCGGCAGCCTCAGCCACGGGCCGGGCGCTGTGCGTGGAACTGCACTGGTGCCGGTGCCGGCGCGTGGCTGTGGCCATGGTCATGCTGGCAGTCCGGGCCATGCACATGCGGGGCAGCTGCCGGCGCCGGGTGTTCGTGGCCATGCTCATGTGCGTGCTCATGTGCGTGCCCGTGGCCATGTCCACCGCCGTGCGCGCCGTAGGCGCCGCCTTCCGGCTCGAAGGCTTCCACCGCCTCGCGCACGATCAGGTGCATGGCGCGCAGCATGTCGGCCAGCACGTGGTCGGGCTCGATCTGCAGGTAGTCGGGCCGCAGCTCTATCGGCACATGGCGGTTGCCCAGGTGGTAGGCGGCGCGCACCAGGTCAAAGGGCGTGCCGTGCTCGGCGCAGGGCGTGATGCGCAGCACCGGCTGCGCCGCCGCCAGCACCCGCACCAGCGAGCCGTCTTCTGCCACCAGCACGTCGCCGCCGCGCACCAGGGTGCCGCGCGGCAGAAAGATGCCGAGCGCGCGGCCGCCGCTGTCGGTGGCGTCAAAGCGGCTCTTCTGGCGCACGTCCCAGTCGAGTTCGACGGTGGCGGCGCGCTTGAGCAGGACCGGGGCCAGGCCGCGGCCCTGGGGAATCAACTTGCTGATCGTGTGCATGGGAGGTGTCGTGTCAGGTGTGATGTGACGGAAGTTCGCGAAGCCATCGGCGTGCAGCGAGGCGAGGCGAAGGTAACAAGGCGCGAAAAATTGTATGGGCGGGCGCTTTCTGACAATGATGTCATCGGGGCGTCAGCATGGCGTTCCCCTGCCCTGCCTAGAGTGGCTTCGTTCTGGAAATACCGGCTCGATCATGCTCCATTCTTCCTCTCCTCTTGCGCGCTGCGCCCTGGCAGGGGCGCTTGCCGCGACGCTGGCGGGTTGCGCCGTGGGGCCTGACTATGTGCGCCCCGCGCCGCCCACCGGCGCCACCTTGCCGGCCTTCAAGGAGCAAGGCCCCTGGCAGGCGGCGGCGCCCGCCACCATCGACGCCGACGGCGCCTGGTGGAAGCTCTACGGCGACCCGCAGCTCGACGCCCTGGTGGAGCAGGCCAACAGCGCCAACCAGACCGTGCGCCAGGCAGAGGCCCAGTACCGCGCCGCACAAGCCCTGGTGCAAGGCGCGCAATCTTCGCTCTTCCCGACCGTGGGCGTGAGCGCCTCCGAGAACCGGGCGCGCACCAACACCGCCAGCTCGGTGCTGCAGAACACGCATGCCAACTCCCTGGCCGCCAGTTGGGAGCCCGACCTGTGGGGCCGCGTGCGGCGCTCGGTCGAGCAGGCCGGCGACACCGCCCAGGCCAGCGCGGCCGACCTGGCCGGCGCGCGCCTGACGATCCAGGCGACGCTGGTCAACAGCTACTTCCAGCTGCGCGTGTACGACCAGCAGAAGGAGCTGTACGCGCGCACCATCGAGGGCTACCGCAAGGCCTTGCAGCTGACCCAGAGCCAGTACCGCGCGGGCATCGTCACGCGCGCCGACGTGGCCTCGGCCAACACCGCGCTCACGGCCGCCGAGGCATTGGCCATTGACGTGAACCTGTCGCGCCAGCAGCTGGAGCACGCCATCGCCGTGCTGCAGGGCAAGACGCCGACCGAGTTCTCGCTGCCACCGGCGCCCATCGTGGCGCAGTTGCCGGTGGTGCCGGTGGGCCTGCCCTCGGAACTGCTGCAGCGCCGCCCCGACATCGCGGGCGCCGAGCGCCGCATGGCCGCCGCCAACGCCGCCATCGGCGTGGCACAGGCGGCCTGGTACCCCAACCTGACCCTGGGCGCCAGCGCCGGCTTTTCCGGTGCCGGGCTCGCCCCCTTGTTCTCGACCCCCGACCGGGTCTGGGCGCTGGGCGCGACGCTGGCAGCCACGCTGTTCGACGGCGGCCTGCGCCAGTCGCAAAACGACCAGGCGCGCGCCAACTTCGATGCCGCAGCGGCCAGCTACCGGCAGACCGTGCTGGCCGGCTTCCAGGAAGTCGAAGACAACCTGGCGGCGCTGCGCGAACTGGAGAAAGAGCGGGCCAAGCAGGAAGAGGCCGTGCAGTCCTCGCGCGACGCCGAACGCATGCTGCTGGCCCAGTACCGCGCCGGCACCACGCCCTACACCACGGTCATCACCGCCCAGGCCACGACGCTGAGCAACGAGCGCACCGCCATGCAGTTGGCGGCACGCCAGTTCACCGCCAGCGTGACCCTGGTCCGGGCCGTGGGCGGCGGCTGGAATGCCGCGCAGCTGCCCGCACCCAACGCCCGGCCGGCACAGGCCAAGGACGCCCCCGCCAACGCAACAGCCCTCACGGCCACGGCCCAGGAATGACCCCGATGGACGCCTCGACAAGCCCCGCCCTTTCTCCTCTCCCGCATCGTCCGCGCCGCGGCCTGCTGATCCTCATCGTGCTGGTGCTGCTGGTGGCCGCCGCGCTCTACCTGCGCCACCGCTGGGCCGCTGCGCCCCCCGTGGCCGAAGCGCCCGCCGTGCCGGTCACCACCGTGGCCGTGGCGCGCAAGACCGTGCCGATCACGCTGCGCGGCGTGGGCACGGCGCTGCCGATTGCGTCGGTGACGGTGCATTCGCGGGTTGATGGCCAGCTCGACTCGGTGGCCTTCACCGAAGGCCAGGACGTGAAGGCCGGCCAGGTGCTGGCACGCATCGATCCCCGCAGCTACCAGGCGCAACTGGCCCAGGTCGTGGCGCAAAAGGCCAAGGATGCCGCCCAGTTGGCCAACGCACGTGCTGACCTGGCGCGCTACGAGATGCTGATCAAGGAAGACGCCACAACGCAGCAAACGCTGGACACGCAAAAGGCCCTGGTCAACCAGTTGCAGGCCGCGCAGCAGACCGATGACGCACAGATCAACTATGCGCAGGTGCAGCTCAACTACACCACCATCACCGCGCCGATCAGCGGGCGCGTGGGCGCACGCCTGGTCGACCCGGGCAACATCGTGCATGCGGCCGACACCACGGGCCTGGTCGTCATCAACCAGATCGACCCGATCGCGGTGCAGTTCACTCTGCCTGAGAGCAGCTTCCAGGCGGTGAACCGCGCGCTGCGCGCAACACCGGGCCAGTTGCAGGTGACGGCCGTCACGCATGACACGCAAGAGGTGCTGGGCACCGGCCGGCTGGTGCTGCTGAACAACCAGATCGACACCACCACCGGCACGGTGGCGCTCAAGGCGCACTTCCCCAATGCCGAGCACAAGCTGTGGCCAGGCCAGTCGGTCGATGCGCGCATCACCCTGGGCGAGCGCAGCGACGTGCTGGCGGTGCCGGCCGCGGTAGTGCAGCGCAGCCAGGACGGCTACTTCGCCTATGTGGTGGATGCCGACAACAAGGTGCAGCCACGGCCGGTGGAAGTGGTCGATACCAGCGACGGCCAGACCGTCATCGGCAAGGGCCTGGCCGAAGGCGAGCGCGTGGTGCTGGACGGCCAGTACCGCCTGCGGCCCGGCGCCCGTGTGGCGGAGGCCAAGCCCGCAGCGGCAGGGGCCCGCCCGTGAGCATTTCCACCACCTTCATCAAGCGGCCCATTGGCACCTCGCTGCTGGGCCTGGCGATCCTGCTGATCGGCCTGGCGGCCTGGCCGCTGCTGCCGGTGGCGCCACTGCCGCAGGTCGATTTCCCGACCATCCAGGTGTCGGCCAACCTGCCGGGCGCGAGCCCGCAGACCATGGCATCGAACGTGGCGCAGCCGCTGGAGCGGCAGTTCTCGCTGATCGCCGGGCTCACCCAGATGACGTCGAGCAGCGCTCTGGGCTCGACCCAGATCACGCTGCAGTTCGACCTGAACCGCGCCATCGACGGCGCGGCGCTGGATGTGCAGACGGCCATCAATGCCGCCTCGGGCCAGTTGCCGACCAATCTGCCGAGCGCGCCGAGTTTTCGCAAGATCAATCCGGCCGACGCGCCGGTGCTGATCCTGGGCGTGCAATCCAAGGTGCTGCCGCTGACCCAGGTCAACGACTACGCAGACAACGTGCTGGCGCAGCAGATCTCGCGCATCTCCGGCGTGGGCCTGGTCAACATCTTCGGCGCGCAGAAACCCGCCGTGCGCATACAGGCCAACCCCGAGAAGCTCAAGGCCCTGGGCCTGAGCCTGGAAGACATTCGCGGCGTGATCGCCACCACCACGGTCAACGCCCCCACCGGCACGCTGGACGGCGCACGGCAGGCCTTCACCGTCTACACCAATGACCAATTGCTGTCGGCCGCGCCGTGGAACGACGTGGTGCTGGCCTGGCGCAATGGCGCGCCGATACGGGTGCGCGACATCGGCGTGGCGGTGGACGGCCCTGAGAACAGCAAGATCGCCGCCTGGGGCTTTGCCGGCGCCGCAGCCCCGGCCGACAACGGCATAGAGAACGGCCGCGCCATCATGCTGGCCATCACCAAGCAGCCCGGCGCCAACGTGATCGACACGGTGGACCGCATCCTGGCCGCGCTGCCGCAGCTGCAGGCATCCATCCCGCCCAGCATCAAGGTCAGCACGCTGGCCGACCGCACGCAGAACATTCGCGCATCGGTCAAGGATGTGGAGTTCACCCTGGTGCTGTCGATCGTGCTGGTGGTGGGCGTGATCTTCGTCTTCCTGCGCAACATCACGATCACGCTGATCCCCAGCGTGACGGTGCCGCTGGCCATCCTGGGCACGGCGGCGGTGATGTACGTGCTGGGCTATAGCCTGGACAACCTATCGCTGATGGGGCTGACCATCGCGGTCGGCTTTGTGGTGGATGACGCCATCGTGATGCTGGAGAACATCTACCGCCATATCGAAGACGGCATGCCGCCGATGGAGGCAGCGCTGAAAGGCGCGGGCGAGATCGGCTTCACCATCATCTCGATTTCGGTGTCGCTGGTGGCGGTGTTCATCCCGCTGCTGCTGATGGGCGGCATCGTCGGCCGCTTGTTCCGCGAGTTCGCGGTGACGGTGACGCTGACCATTGCGCTGTCGGTGGTGGTGTCGCTCACGCTCACGCCCATGCTGTGCGCGCGCTTTCTCAAGCCCCATACGGGGCAGGAAAAACATGGCCGCCTCTACCAATGGTTCGAGCACGGCTTTGACGCCCTGCTGGGCGGCTACCGGCGCGGCCTGGGCTTTGTGCTGCGCCACCCGTTCGCCACCTTGATGAGCTTTCTGCTGACCGTCGCGGCCACGGTGGCGCTGTTCGTGGTGATCCCCAAGGGCTTCTTCCCGCAGCAGGACACGGGCTTTATCTCGGGCCAGGCTGAT
It encodes:
- a CDS encoding efflux RND transporter permease subunit, whose amino-acid sequence is MARFFIDRPIFAWVIAIVIMLAGAISISTLPLEQYPNIAPPSVSITANYTGASAKTVEDSVTQVIEQQLKGLDNLIYMGATSSSSGQSRTTLTFNAGTNPDVAQMQVQNKLQQAMPRLPQAVQSQGVTVTKAGSDFLMIVSLYSEDPALTRTDVGDYIASNLVDVISRLDGVAEVQVLGSGYAMRIWLDPGKLEKYNLIPSDISVALQAQNAQVSAGQLGGLPATAQQQLNATVTARSKLQTAEQFENVVLRTAADGSLVLLKDVARVELGAESLTIQSRLAGQASAGMGVVLANGANALKVSEAVVKRIDELAPFFPSQMKARVNYDTTPFVQASIEEVVKALAEAMLLVVLIMYLFLQNFRATLIPAIAVPVVLLGTFGVLSLLGYSINTLTMFGMVLAIGLLVDDAIVVVENVERVMTEEGLSPKEATRKSMDEITPALVGIALVLSAVFIPMAFFGGSTGIIYRQFSVTIVSAMALSVLVALTLTPALCATMLKHLPHDAAGHRLVRRGPLGWADRFFLWFNRGFDRTADRTQRGVHGIVRRGKRSMLVYLLLAGGMAVLFMRLPTSFLPIEDQGILTAEIRMPPGSTDARIQQVVRQFEDYIRQQPEVVIYNVTTGLSGDQGSGRAFIKLKPWAERPGKEHSAEAVARRANAALSKIRDARVFVLQPPAVRGLGSSAGFNFYIEDTGNLGHEALVQARDRFLELSRKDTVLTGVRSNNLDDTAQFAVDIDDRRAGALGLATADVNSTLSGALGGTYINDFIDRGRVKRVYMQGDAPFRMLPDDIKRWTVRNSSNQMVPFSAFSSQRWSYGSPQLQRYNGQPAFEMLGSAVSGVSSGTAMNKVEQIMAQMPQGIAHEWTGASFEERRSGAQAPLLYAVSILFVFLCLAALYESWSVPFSVILVVPLGIIGAVLFTGLRGMSNDVYFQVGLLTTVGLSCKNAILIVEFAKQLQEQGKNVFDATLEAVRLRLRPILMTSLAFGFGVLPLVVGTGAGAAGRQAIGTAVFGGMVTATVLGIFFVPLFFVLIRSFFRQRSTAEPAHGHAPEAAA
- a CDS encoding efflux transporter outer membrane subunit; this encodes MKRLSLIACAVLAGCGSLAPDYQRPAAPIPGTWAPARVAPDTATPAPALDWRSFFLDERLRQVVGLALEHNRDLRVAALNIERTRAQYGIQRANLFPAVNATVAGSRTGAAADTAASGRASTLNQFNAGVGFASYEIDFFGRLRNLDDAALETFFATAETRRSVQISLVADVANAWLTLAADQRRLQLAQDTLKSQQASYDLTRQAHALGSESGLTLAQSRTTVDTARSDVASYSRLVAQDRNALALLVGASVPDTLLPRAADPAAPAAALVAVPEGLPSELLQNRPDVLAAEHTLQGASANIGAARAAFFPRISLTASAGSASRELDRLFANGNGSWTFAPQIVLPIFSGGALRASLDVARITRDINVAQYEKTLQTAFREVSDALDARATLGEQLDAQRSLRDATETALRLSQARFRTGMDSYLDVLVSERAFYTAGQNLITLQLAEQANRITLYKTMGGGWG
- a CDS encoding PIN domain-containing protein — protein: MRPCLVLDTNIVLDVFLFNDPAAQPVRAALEAGTLDWVATASMRVELARVLGYPQIVSRLAFYGLADVQVLAQFDRYARIVPVAPKVPVTCKDPDDQGFIDLAVAHRAQLLSKDRAVICMRKRLAALGVVAGTVMASAVVDPSQLLPARPTPSA
- the ureG gene encoding urease accessory protein UreG, which codes for MSSALHHIANRTKKLPPLRVGIGGPVGSGKTTLLEMLCKTMRDKWDLIAITNDIYTKEDQRLLTVSGALPAERIMGVETGGCPHTAIREDCSINLEAIDRMLTEFPDADVVFVESGGDNLAATFSPELSDLTIYVIDVAAGEKIPRKGGPGITKSDLFVINKTDLAPHVGANLAVMEADTKRMRGARPFVMTNLKTQTGLQEVIAFIEQRGMLQAA
- a CDS encoding urease accessory UreF family protein, whose product is MTMATATRRHRHQCSSTHSARPVAEAAEAAPGFTPGLLQLIWLASPALPVGGFSYSEGLEAGVEWAGVATEKVASDWITDQLQLALARGDLAVLAQAVPAARAGNVERLRTLDAWVRQTRETSELRLQAEQMGRSLADWLRGLHPDDAGLLAGWQPTYPVAFAVAAARTEAAVVDICAAFAFGWAENMVQTALKSVPLGQSAGQRILARLAGAIPQAVAHAMALGDDDRQALSPMLAILSARHEVQYSRLFRS
- the ureE gene encoding urease accessory protein UreE; its protein translation is MHTISKLIPQGRGLAPVLLKRAATVELDWDVRQKSRFDATDSGGRALGIFLPRGTLVRGGDVLVAEDGSLVRVLAAAQPVLRITPCAEHGTPFDLVRAAYHLGNRHVPIELRPDYLQIEPDHVLADMLRAMHLIVREAVEAFEPEGGAYGAHGGGHGHGHAHEHAHEHGHEHPAPAAAPHVHGPDCQHDHGHSHAPAPAPVQFHAQRPARG
- a CDS encoding efflux transporter outer membrane subunit, producing MLHSSSPLARCALAGALAATLAGCAVGPDYVRPAPPTGATLPAFKEQGPWQAAAPATIDADGAWWKLYGDPQLDALVEQANSANQTVRQAEAQYRAAQALVQGAQSSLFPTVGVSASENRARTNTASSVLQNTHANSLAASWEPDLWGRVRRSVEQAGDTAQASAADLAGARLTIQATLVNSYFQLRVYDQQKELYARTIEGYRKALQLTQSQYRAGIVTRADVASANTALTAAEALAIDVNLSRQQLEHAIAVLQGKTPTEFSLPPAPIVAQLPVVPVGLPSELLQRRPDIAGAERRMAAANAAIGVAQAAWYPNLTLGASAGFSGAGLAPLFSTPDRVWALGATLAATLFDGGLRQSQNDQARANFDAAAASYRQTVLAGFQEVEDNLAALRELEKERAKQEEAVQSSRDAERMLLAQYRAGTTPYTTVITAQATTLSNERTAMQLAARQFTASVTLVRAVGGGWNAAQLPAPNARPAQAKDAPANATALTATAQE
- a CDS encoding efflux RND transporter periplasmic adaptor subunit produces the protein MDASTSPALSPLPHRPRRGLLILIVLVLLVAAALYLRHRWAAAPPVAEAPAVPVTTVAVARKTVPITLRGVGTALPIASVTVHSRVDGQLDSVAFTEGQDVKAGQVLARIDPRSYQAQLAQVVAQKAKDAAQLANARADLARYEMLIKEDATTQQTLDTQKALVNQLQAAQQTDDAQINYAQVQLNYTTITAPISGRVGARLVDPGNIVHAADTTGLVVINQIDPIAVQFTLPESSFQAVNRALRATPGQLQVTAVTHDTQEVLGTGRLVLLNNQIDTTTGTVALKAHFPNAEHKLWPGQSVDARITLGERSDVLAVPAAVVQRSQDGYFAYVVDADNKVQPRPVEVVDTSDGQTVIGKGLAEGERVVLDGQYRLRPGARVAEAKPAAAGARP